The sequence below is a genomic window from Flavobacterium sediminilitoris.
TTAATATAACTGATGATAGAAGTGTTGTTTTGAAGAAAATGATCCGAAAACCATTCAAATATTTTGGATAGTTTTATTTCTTTTCGGCTAATATTATTTTTAGTCATATCATTAATAAATACTTTTGCAGCTTGTTCTAATTGTTCATCCAAAATATCACCATAAAAAGGTTTTCTGTTTAAGCTAGGACAAGAAATAGAAGCACAGTTTATAGCAAAATGGATGCGTTCATCTAATGTTTTGCTTAAAATTTCTTTTTCAATATAATTTAAAGAAATAAGTTGCTTTTGATATGGAATAAAGCGCAAATCAAAAGATCCATAAATGTCTTTTATACTATTTATAGGAAAATGATCTATAATTAATTTAATAGAGTATACATTGTAGACATTTATCCAATAGGATAGTTTTTGATTTTTACTCCAATTATCATAAACTTCAATAGATTTAAAACGGTCGATAATCATAGTTAAATCTTTTTTATTCTCATAAATAGCATCATAATCTACGTTTCCTTCTTTAGAAACATATTTTGTTAAAAAATCTTCATAGAATTTGTAATTAATATATTGTCCAAAAGTTGCAGATTGAGTTAAAAAAAGCAGTAATAATAGAATATTTTTTTTCATAGTATATAGTTTTAATGTACTTATCTTATATCGTTTTATTTTCCTGTTTGCACAAGTAAAATATTAGTAACGATTAATAAGAACAGGTTTTATTAATTTATGAATCAAATGTAATTTGTAAGAAAAAGAATAAATGTTAGGTGTATGACAATAAAATAATTTTATGAAAATTATAACATTTATAGATTCTACATATTGTGTGTTTGTGCTTTTAAAAAATAGAGTGATAAAATGAGTATTTGTCAAAGATTATGCACAAGTTTAAAAACTTATATTTGCAGATAAATAGATAATATGGAACTATATATAAACCTTAAAAGAGAAGCTGAAATTGCTATAAAAAAAGTAAAAAGAGATTTAAACATATTGAGTTTTTTTAGATTTTTTACAATTATTTTGGCCTTGTTTTCAGGATATTACTATTATAAAACGGATAATGAGAATTATATATATTCTTCATTGTTCTTTTTTGTTTGCTTTCTTATTTTATTGCGCTATTATGATAAAAAAGCAAATGAGAAACGATTAAAAGACGCTATTGTTTCTATAAATGAAGATGAAATATCGTTTTTAAAAAATGAAAAAAATCCATTTGAAATGGGTGTTGAATTTCAAGATTTAAACCATGAGTATGCACACGATTTGGATATTTTTGGATATAAATCTTTATATCAAAATTTAAATAGAACACATACGTTTATTGGAAAAAAAACGTTGGCAACTGCTTTGTTAGAGCGTATTTCAAATAATCAAATTATAGAAAATCAGGAAGCAGTTAAAGAGTTATCAGCTAAAATAAACTGGAGACAGCAATATATGTCATTCGCAAAAGTGAGTAATGACAAAGAAGAATATTATAAAAAACTAATAGTATGGAGTAAGTACAACAGTGAAAAGATATCTAAACTATCAAAAGTTACTTCTTTTATATTGCCAATACTTTTTATAGGTTGTTTTGTAACTTATAGAATAACCAATTCGAGTGTGTTTTTAAACTATACGGTATTTTCATTTGTAATTAATTTATTATTTGCAGTTTCTTTTTTCAAAAGAGTGAAATTAGAAAACGCAGAATCAACAGCCATAGATAAAATTATAAAACAGTATGGTTTAATGTTGGATAGTATAGAAAGAGAATCTTTTACTTCAAAAAAACTGATTGAGTTGCAAAATGAGCTAAAAGCAGAACAAAACAAAGCGAGTCATTTACTTATTACGTTGTCTAAGCTCTTTTCAATATTAGATAGTGTTGCTAATCCTGTAGCAGCTATTTTATTAAATGGTTGTTTCTTATATCA
It includes:
- a CDS encoding DUF547 domain-containing protein; translation: MKKNILLLLLFLTQSATFGQYINYKFYEDFLTKYVSKEGNVDYDAIYENKKDLTMIIDRFKSIEVYDNWSKNQKLSYWINVYNVYSIKLIIDHFPINSIKDIYGSFDLRFIPYQKQLISLNYIEKEILSKTLDERIHFAINCASISCPSLNRKPFYGDILDEQLEQAAKVFINDMTKNNISRKEIKLSKIFEWFSDHFLQNNTSIISYINKYSTVKIKEQATISYLEYNWSLNSQMKFNNKEFLAASN
- a CDS encoding MutS-related protein; this translates as MELYINLKREAEIAIKKVKRDLNILSFFRFFTIILALFSGYYYYKTDNENYIYSSLFFFVCFLILLRYYDKKANEKRLKDAIVSINEDEISFLKNEKNPFEMGVEFQDLNHEYAHDLDIFGYKSLYQNLNRTHTFIGKKTLATALLERISNNQIIENQEAVKELSAKINWRQQYMSFAKVSNDKEEYYKKLIVWSKYNSEKISKLSKVTSFILPILFIGCFVTYRITNSSVFLNYTVFSFVINLLFAVSFFKRVKLENAESTAIDKIIKQYGLMLDSIERESFTSKKLIELQNELKAEQNKASHLLITLSKLFSILDSVANPVAAILLNGCFLYHIHNLNAIIRWKSKNAMHLERWLAIIGEFEKLNSMANFSYNNPQFAFPELNEKYEISFSEIAHPLLDTNNRVTNTVDFQPQSFMILTGSNMSGKSTFLRSLGVNMVLAAMGAPVCATKANVHPMPILVSMRLSDSLSDNESYFYAEIKRLKKIMDALENERSFVLLDEILRGTNSDDKRSGTVDVIKKMIAKNGVGAIATHDIEVCLIASDYPQQLVNKCFEVEINQDDLHFDYKLRNGICKNKSATFLMKKIGVI